The Leptospira mtsangambouensis genomic sequence TTATCGAAAGAAATATCTCCAATGATATGTTTGGATGGGATGTTGACCAAACAAATTCCGTAATGGGGGTTGATATCGGTGATGAATCCGAAACTAGCGGCATCACAATTGTCTTTGACTGTCATTTCCCGACGTGTGGTGACAAAATGAACATTGAGAATTTTGGTTTCATCAAAAGGATCAACAATTCGTTTGTTGATTTGTTCTCCGATTTTCGGGGAACAGGAAAGAAGGAAGTTTATTAAAAATAAGAAAGAAAGGAATATTAGGAAAGTTGAATGTTTTTTGTTTTGTTTGGTTATATTCATGATCTTTAATCCAGTTTATTTATAGGAAAATCCTTTGATGATTTTTGTTGGGTTTACGTTTTTTCCATCTTTGATGACTTCGAAATGGAGGTGGGGGCCAAAACAATATCCTGTGCAACCGGAGCGAGAGATGACTTTCCCAGCACTCACATAGTCACCTTCTTTTACGAAGAGTTTCGAGTTATGAGCATATAAGGTTTGGTAATTATCATCATGTGTGAGGATGATCGCATTTCCATACCCACCCATCCAACCAGAATAGGTAACCTTTCCTTTCCTTGCCGCATACACAGATTCATAATTAGCTCGTAAGTCGAGGGCCATATGGAATTTGTATTGAGGGTAGGAACGAGTTCCCCAACCTGAAGTAATGACTTTGGAAACAACGGGAATTCTCCAAACAGGTCCTGTTTCTGGAATCACTGCTCCTGGAAGGAATACCTTTTGTCCTGATTTAAATAAATCATAATCATCTAATTGGTTTTCAGAATAAATATCATCAATTTTAACTTTGTAGTAGTCGGCCACTTTGGCAAGAGTATCGCCTTTTTTTAACTTATAAACTAATCCTTGTTTGTTGGGTATGTTTAGGATTTGGCCAGGGAGGATTGATACTTCTGGGTTAATTCCCGAACTTCCCGCAATGGATTCTGCTGACACTTTAAATCTACGTGCAATATCAGAAAGGGTTTCGTTCTTTTTGACTTTGTATTGAGTAACTTTTAGTTTTTTGTTTTTGTTATCTGCCAGAGCATCCAAATCGGCCGAACGAAGGATGGCCATTTTTTTATCTTCTGTTTCTTGTAAGTATTTGGCATCGGCAAGTTTTGCCTCTTTGTCTTTGATATCGTTCTCTTCTACCTCAGTGGACATACTAAGGAATTCTTTTTCCATTAAACTTTCTTCATAAGTTTGTTTGTCTACAATGATTGATAAAAAGAATGCTAAGATAAAGGAAGAAGCGAGTAGTGGGAGGATTCGATACCGTTTCCGGTTTAGATCGATCGTTCCATGAAGAACACTGGATTGTGACTGGAGGTTGTAAAAATACTTACCAGGAGAAACTTGGATGACGTTAATGTTTCCCCAGCGTAACACATGCTTACCGATCGTAGACTTTTCTGGAGATCGAAGTAGCATGTGCTAATAGGGATTGGTTAATCCTTAGTGTCTAAAGATTTGATACCGCCAAAGGATTCTTCCACAATCTTACGAACGTCTTTTTTCTGGCCGCCGGTGATTGTAATATTTCCTTTTGCAACTACACCTTTTTGAAGTTCTAAGTATGGAGCAGTGATATCACCTAACATACGTCCTGTACCTTCGAGTTTTACTTCGTTTTCGGCTTTGATGTTTCCGATTAGGGTACCAGATACAATGACTTCTCTTGCGCTGATATTCGTTTTAACTTTACCGGTTTCTCCGATGACAAGTGCATCTTCTGTTTTGATATCACCTTCGAATTTTCCATCGATTCTAAGTGAACCTGCGATATAAAACTTACCTTCAAATATCGACCCTGGTCCGATAACGCTATTGATGGAATCCTTACCTATTGCCATTCCTGCTCCTTTTCCCCTTCTGTGAGAATCAAAATTTTCGGTCTTCTTGACAAGCCTTTTTAGTAGTCGATTTCCTCATCCCCGCTAAAGACTGATTTTTTTCGTTTCGGCGCTTTGGATGAACTAGGTTGTTTCTCTATTTTTTCCGACTTTTTCTTTTCTGTTTGTGCGGTTGGGGTCGAAGGGAGGTTCGGCCTTGATTCCACTACATTCCAAGATGAGCCGTGGTCATTACAAACGTCCTTGGGAGCCGTTTGTGGGATGAAATACTCTTCAAATAGGTCATGGCATTGGGATCCAGGCAGTTTTCCCGACATCCGGCAAACTGTCTTTTTCGTGACTTTTACCTCGCTAAGCCAAGGAAAGTCGACAGCGGGTTCCCGATCAAGGGCTCTTGCCATAAACCGACCCCAAACAGGTGCGGCGAGTTTCCCACCAGTCATCCCTCGTCCGAGGGAAATGGTTCCCACATCATACCCAAACCAGACAGAAGTCACAAGTTCTGGGGTGTAACCGACAAACCATGCATCTCGAAAGTTATTGGTAGTCCCTGTTTTTCCATAAGCTTTACGGTTTAGTCCATAAGACAAAACCCCACGACCCGTTCCTTCTTCCACAACGTCTCGCATCATGGAAGTGATGAGAAAGGCAGCTTCCTTCGAGATGATTTGTTTGCGATCCTCATCTTCGAAGTCTTTGCGAAAATCTTTGATGATTTTTCCTGAATTGTCTTCAACATACAAAACAGAGATAGGATTGACTGTTTTGCCACCGGAGGCAAGGGCTGCATAGGCTCGTGTGAGTTCATATGGAGTGAGTTCAAAGGAACCAAGAGAAACGCTGAAGTTATAAGGGATGTCGCGACCAGGTAATTGTAAAAGTCCTCGCAAACTATCCATTAGGTGGGAAAGTCCCACTTGTTCTAAAACTCGAACCGCCACAGAGTTTTTGGATTGTTCTAATGCTTTTCTGAGTAAAATAAAACCAGAGTATTCGCTACTGTAGTTCTCTGGGGCCCATTCATCGCCGTCCTCCATCAAATATTGAAGCGGGGAATCTGCAAATAGAGTAGCAGGTGTTACATTTTTTTCTGGATCAGGGTTTTTGCCAGAATAATCCATCGCTGCTGCATAAAGAATGGGTTTGAATGCAGAACCTGGTTGGCGGAAGGCTTGGAAAGGACGGATCTGTTGGTTGTCAGAACGAAATCCTGATCCACCAACTAACGCAGTAATATATCCTGTTTCTGGACGAATCGCAATGAGTGATCCTTCTACTGGAAGGAGATGGTCTTTTGTGGTTTGTGAAGTGTAGTTTTTATCAATCAAATCACCTAGAAAATCGTCTCCAGTTAACAAGTTTAAGGCATAAAATTCATCGCGTAAGTCTTCTTGGTAAGCGGAAGAAAACGTACGTTCTGTTCGGGAGATATGGAATTTAAAATCAGGAAGGTCATACAAATCAGCAATGAGAGAATACCCACTTCCATACAAATCATCAAAGGCATCGATATTTCGAAACGCTCTTTGGTTGGATTCCAAAGTTTGTCTTTGCAGGGCAGGGAGAAGGGCTTTTTCTGCTTCTTCTTGGTGGCGGATTTGGATGGTGGAATAAATTTTAAGTCCCCCATTGTACAAACGGCCAGAACCAATGGATCGGATTAAATTTTTGCGAATGTATTCTGTTACATATGGAAAACGGTTTAACCTGTCAGAAAAAGCAGAATCATTCGGAGAACGATTTAAATTGGTATAATATTCGTCGAGTGCGGCATATTCTTTTTCTGCGTCAGCAACAGACATCCTTCCATTTTCGACTAACTTACGAAATACAACTCGCACTTTGTTTAAACTGGATACAGGATTGACGATGGGACTAAACTGGGTGGGTCTTGTGGTAAGACTGGCAAGAATGGCAGCTTCCCCCCAAGTTACATCTTGGACTTCTTTTCGAAAGTAAAACCGAGAGGCTGCACCGACTCCAATGGTTCCGTGTCCCAGTGGAATTTCGTTTAAGTATACTTCCAAAATTTTATCTTTCGGATACACCAGTTCGAGTAAAATGGCAAGCCAAGCTTCACGAGCTTTTCTCGCGATGGAACGTTCTATCGATAAAAATTTAAGGCGTGCCACCTGTTGGGTGATGGTGGAGGCACCTTCTTTGACTCGGCCCGCCATAATGTTCACAACAAAAGCGCGAGCAATCCCTTTTAAATCAATTCCATTGTGTGAATAAAAAGAGTTATCCTCAGTTGATAAAAAACATTGGATGACCTTGTGGCGATTGTCTGCAGAAAGCGCATTCTCTTCTGGTTTTAATTGTTCTAATCGAACAGGAATTCTTGAGAATTTATAATATTCGGCAATGGGTTCGTATTCCCCTTTGTCATTTAATCCATATAAGGTGGAAGGGATATCATAAACAGCAGCTTCTTTTAGTTTAAAAAAATCTTTAATGGAACCTGTGAGTAAAAAAACATTCAAGGCTCCAAAGGCAAAAATTGCTATGGCGGTGTTTCTTAATCTTTTGTCTCCGGTCCAAATCCTTTCTGTAACAATTCGAAACCAAATGATAAAATACTTTTCAAAGAGCCCAACGGGTTCTTGTTTCATACATTTCCCTTAACTTTAAATCCAAATCAAACGAGTGGAGAAAATTCCTTCATATGGTCGATTCCGTGGTAACGGAGACCGGTATCCAAATTGTAACCACCGAGAGATTCCAGAATTTTCGATCTGCTTTCCGGAGAAAAACTATATTCGTAGGCTCTCGTTAAAATTTCTTTGCAAGCCTGGCTTGCTTGGTTCAAAAGTTCAATAAAAGAGTCGTTGAACTTACGTTTCGGGTCCGCTGGATAAAACCATTCCCGTTTTTCATCATTCATAATCTTGGGATTGATATTTTCTAGAGCTGGCAACATGAGAACACTGGCATTGTATTTATGAAAGGTCAGCGTATCCACTACACTGACAAGCCCGCGCATGAGTGTACTTCTCGAATCTAAGGTAGAGGTAAACCGGTAAAATCCCAAATAGGATTCGTTTAAGATATCACCGGGAATGATTTTTTTTTCGGAACCCAAATAGGAGGAAGCAAACTCCAAGGGAAAGGTTTCTTTGATGGATTGTAACCAAAAATTCCAAAGCACAGGATCCATTTTGTTTTTAATTCCTACCGTTCGGTGGCGGATATCGATGTATTGGGGGAAATCGTATTCCCTTGCACTCATTCCCCAACGATGATTGATGAGAAGGGTATCTAAACCAAACTCAACTTTCATGTGGTTGACTTGTGCCTGGTAAGAGATCTTCTTATCGTTGTTATAGTAATCCCCGGAGATGTAAAAAATATAAGGATGGGTTTGGATGTCGACTACGCAGTGGCAGATATACCCTAATGTGAACGCAAGAAAACGATCTCTATAGAGTCCCATTTCCGTATCGTGGACTTGGTCGAGAAAACTTAATACTAGTTCGGCAACTCGGTGGTGGTGGGCAAGGTCTCCGAAGAAAGCGGCCTTCTTTGTTCTTTTGGGTTGTAACACATGATAGAAGTAAAAGATATCGGGAGCCACGGCACCAAGGTTGGCATAAGAGGCAACATCGGGACGCGAAAGTAATGCAGCCATTCTACGTTGGGTTGCGTTTCCATGTTCCAAATGTTTTTTCACTTGGGAGAGTGCTTCAATATGTGTAATCTTTCCTGCCATTTTCTACTTTTTTGACTTTATGGAATGGAACCTATTGAAAGGTTTATCTTAAATCCTATGACATCAATCGAAAAACTAAAGTTTTTGAAAGAAGACCAAGTACGGTCTTTAGCAAATGAATTCGGCACGCCACTCTTTGTCTATTCCGAGAAAGAAATTGAACAAAAATGTGACGAGGCCTTGGCATTCCCGAATGCTTTCGGCTTACAAGTCCGTTATGCCATGAAGGCAAATCCCAATTCCAATATCCTTCAGATCATGAAAAAGAAAGGCATCCTAATTGATGCTTCCTCAGAACATGAAGTAGTGCGAGCCCTCCACTTTGGATTCAAACCAGAATCCATCATGCTTACCTCCCAAGAGTTTCCCAAAGCTTTTGCAGAACTCATTGGAAAAGGGGTAAAGTTCAATGCTTGTTCCCTTCGCCAACTCGAAGCCTTTGGAAAGACTTTCCCTGGAAAATCAGTTTCCATTCGTTTCAATCCTGGTCTTGGGTCGGGCCATACCAAAAAAACCGATGTAGGAGGAGTCACTTCTTCTTTTGGAATTTGGCATGAAAAACTCCCAGAAGTCAAAGCCATCGTAGAAAAATACAAAATCATAGTGGAAAAAGTCCACACTCATATTGGTTCGGGTAGTGACCCGGAAGTTTGGAAGGCGGTGGCCAAGTATACTTTGGAATATGCTGAGGCTTTCCCAACGGTCACGGTGGTGAGCCTTGGTGGTGGTTACAAAGTGGGGAGGATGGAAGATGAAAAATCCACCGACTTACAAAAGATTGGTGCCCCAGTAAAACCACAATTTGAAGAATTTGCTGCTAAACATGGAAGAAAACTCATATTAGAAATCGAACCGGGAACTTACCTAGTGGCACTTTGTGGGGCTCTTCTTACAACCGTGGATGACTTAGTGGACACAGGTCCAAAAGGTTTTCGTTTTATGAAACTCGATGCAGGTATGGATTCAAACACCAGACCTTCGTTATATGGAGCAAGGCACCCTCTTATCACAGTGAAAAAAGATGGGGGAGATCCTAAGTCAAATCAGGAATATGTAGTTGTGGGTCATTGTTGTGAATCCGGTGATGTTTTTACCCAAAAAGAAGGGGGAGAACCCGTGACAAGACTTATGGGAGAAGCCGAAGTAGGTGACCATGTTGTGATGGAAGCTGTTGGTGCTTACTGTGCGGGAATGTCGACAAAGAACTACAATAGTTTTCCTGAAACGGCAGAGGTTTTACTTCGCACAAACGGAGAGGCAAAACTGATTCGAAAAAAAGAGCCAGTTTTGGAAATCTTTCGAAACGAAATTCGTGTGGTGGAATGAACAATTTGTATGTTGTCCTACTTGCGGGTGGGACAGGAACACGGATGGGAACGGAAGTTCCCAAACAGTTTTTAAAAGTAAGAGGAGAGTCTCTCCTTAGGCATTCAGTCAAACGATTCCGAAAGTTTGGACTTATCAAATCCATCACTGTCGTTTCTCACCCCGATTGGATTCTAGAAACAGAAAAAGAGTTGGATGATTTATTGGAAGGGAATGATCGGATTGTCCCTGGTGGGGAAAGTCGCCATCTGTCTACGTTATGCGGACTCCAATCCATATCCTATGATACAAAGGATATTTTTTTCATCCATGACGTGGCAAGACCCAATTTCAAACAAAACGAACTGTATCAATTAGTGGAACAAACAAAAATTTTTGGTGGAGCCAGTATTGTGGCCAAGTCAACAGAGAGTTTGGTCCGAGTTCGAATCCATCGGAACTATACTGATGAACCTTTAAAAAGGGAAGAAGTATATTCCGT encodes the following:
- a CDS encoding M23 family metallopeptidase, giving the protein MLLRSPEKSTIGKHVLRWGNINVIQVSPGKYFYNLQSQSSVLHGTIDLNRKRYRILPLLASSFILAFFLSIIVDKQTYEESLMEKEFLSMSTEVEENDIKDKEAKLADAKYLQETEDKKMAILRSADLDALADNKNKKLKVTQYKVKKNETLSDIARRFKVSAESIAGSSGINPEVSILPGQILNIPNKQGLVYKLKKGDTLAKVADYYKVKIDDIYSENQLDDYDLFKSGQKVFLPGAVIPETGPVWRIPVVSKVITSGWGTRSYPQYKFHMALDLRANYESVYAARKGKVTYSGWMGGYGNAIILTHDDNYQTLYAHNSKLFVKEGDYVSAGKVISRSGCTGYCFGPHLHFEVIKDGKNVNPTKIIKGFSYK
- a CDS encoding penicillin-binding protein 1A, translating into MKQEPVGLFEKYFIIWFRIVTERIWTGDKRLRNTAIAIFAFGALNVFLLTGSIKDFFKLKEAAVYDIPSTLYGLNDKGEYEPIAEYYKFSRIPVRLEQLKPEENALSADNRHKVIQCFLSTEDNSFYSHNGIDLKGIARAFVVNIMAGRVKEGASTITQQVARLKFLSIERSIARKAREAWLAILLELVYPKDKILEVYLNEIPLGHGTIGVGAASRFYFRKEVQDVTWGEAAILASLTTRPTQFSPIVNPVSSLNKVRVVFRKLVENGRMSVADAEKEYAALDEYYTNLNRSPNDSAFSDRLNRFPYVTEYIRKNLIRSIGSGRLYNGGLKIYSTIQIRHQEEAEKALLPALQRQTLESNQRAFRNIDAFDDLYGSGYSLIADLYDLPDFKFHISRTERTFSSAYQEDLRDEFYALNLLTGDDFLGDLIDKNYTSQTTKDHLLPVEGSLIAIRPETGYITALVGGSGFRSDNQQIRPFQAFRQPGSAFKPILYAAAMDYSGKNPDPEKNVTPATLFADSPLQYLMEDGDEWAPENYSSEYSGFILLRKALEQSKNSVAVRVLEQVGLSHLMDSLRGLLQLPGRDIPYNFSVSLGSFELTPYELTRAYAALASGGKTVNPISVLYVEDNSGKIIKDFRKDFEDEDRKQIISKEAAFLITSMMRDVVEEGTGRGVLSYGLNRKAYGKTGTTNNFRDAWFVGYTPELVTSVWFGYDVGTISLGRGMTGGKLAAPVWGRFMARALDREPAVDFPWLSEVKVTKKTVCRMSGKLPGSQCHDLFEEYFIPQTAPKDVCNDHGSSWNVVESRPNLPSTPTAQTEKKKSEKIEKQPSSSKAPKRKKSVFSGDEEIDY
- a CDS encoding bactofilin family protein — protein: MAIGKDSINSVIGPGSIFEGKFYIAGSLRIDGKFEGDIKTEDALVIGETGKVKTNISAREVIVSGTLIGNIKAENEVKLEGTGRMLGDITAPYLELQKGVVAKGNITITGGQKKDVRKIVEESFGGIKSLDTKD
- a CDS encoding zinc dependent phospholipase C family protein; amino-acid sequence: MAGKITHIEALSQVKKHLEHGNATQRRMAALLSRPDVASYANLGAVAPDIFYFYHVLQPKRTKKAAFFGDLAHHHRVAELVLSFLDQVHDTEMGLYRDRFLAFTLGYICHCVVDIQTHPYIFYISGDYYNNDKKISYQAQVNHMKVEFGLDTLLINHRWGMSAREYDFPQYIDIRHRTVGIKNKMDPVLWNFWLQSIKETFPLEFASSYLGSEKKIIPGDILNESYLGFYRFTSTLDSRSTLMRGLVSVVDTLTFHKYNASVLMLPALENINPKIMNDEKREWFYPADPKRKFNDSFIELLNQASQACKEILTRAYEYSFSPESRSKILESLGGYNLDTGLRYHGIDHMKEFSPLV
- a CDS encoding IspD/TarI family cytidylyltransferase codes for the protein MNNLYVVLLAGGTGTRMGTEVPKQFLKVRGESLLRHSVKRFRKFGLIKSITVVSHPDWILETEKELDDLLEGNDRIVPGGESRHLSTLCGLQSISYDTKDIFFIHDVARPNFKQNELYQLVEQTKIFGGASIVAKSTESLVRVRIHRNYTDEPLKREEVYSVKTPQSVAGFMLQELLAEGLDPDLKKHPTDLCTWMGSRKVGIVETDFHNIKVTSPGDTELADSLYWEDLPTVE
- a CDS encoding diaminopimelate decarboxylase: MTSIEKLKFLKEDQVRSLANEFGTPLFVYSEKEIEQKCDEALAFPNAFGLQVRYAMKANPNSNILQIMKKKGILIDASSEHEVVRALHFGFKPESIMLTSQEFPKAFAELIGKGVKFNACSLRQLEAFGKTFPGKSVSIRFNPGLGSGHTKKTDVGGVTSSFGIWHEKLPEVKAIVEKYKIIVEKVHTHIGSGSDPEVWKAVAKYTLEYAEAFPTVTVVSLGGGYKVGRMEDEKSTDLQKIGAPVKPQFEEFAAKHGRKLILEIEPGTYLVALCGALLTTVDDLVDTGPKGFRFMKLDAGMDSNTRPSLYGARHPLITVKKDGGDPKSNQEYVVVGHCCESGDVFTQKEGGEPVTRLMGEAEVGDHVVMEAVGAYCAGMSTKNYNSFPETAEVLLRTNGEAKLIRKKEPVLEIFRNEIRVVE